The uncultured Sphaerochaeta sp. genome includes a window with the following:
- a CDS encoding phosphoribosyltransferase family protein, with amino-acid sequence MVIKEFITCDDIRDSALKLAHQMYKEDHFVPDIIYASLRGGAYMANVFSEYYKMVRIREQGRPVFYAAVVARSYGYLRTQTNVMVDGWTYSPEHLRTGDKILLVDDIFDTGKTVNALAEIIMRKGIPREDLKIAVFDYKVPLYKKEEPLPVQPDYFCRKHVLNSPDDERWIHYNCHEFLGLSSQEIDQQFKDEEVRNILHEVRGD; translated from the coding sequence ATGGTAATTAAAGAATTTATTACATGCGATGATATTCGTGACAGTGCACTTAAGTTAGCTCATCAGATGTACAAGGAAGATCATTTCGTTCCGGATATCATTTACGCTTCACTCAGGGGTGGCGCCTATATGGCAAACGTCTTCAGTGAATATTACAAGATGGTACGTATCAGGGAACAGGGGAGACCTGTTTTCTATGCTGCTGTTGTTGCCCGTTCCTATGGATATCTACGTACCCAGACAAATGTCATGGTTGATGGATGGACATACAGCCCTGAGCATCTGAGAACAGGTGATAAGATTCTCTTGGTCGATGATATTTTCGATACGGGAAAAACGGTCAATGCATTGGCGGAAATCATCATGCGTAAAGGGATACCCCGCGAGGATCTCAAGATTGCAGTCTTCGATTACAAGGTACCTCTTTATAAGAAGGAAGAGCCTCTTCCAGTCCAACCGGATTATTTCTGTCGCAAACATGTTCTTAACAGTCCTGATGATGAACGTTGGATACACTACAATTGTCATGAATTCCTAGGCCTTAGCAGTCAGGAGATTGATCAGCAGTTCAAGGATGAAGAGGTCAGAAATATCCTCCATGAGGTGAGGGGAGACTAA
- a CDS encoding HDIG domain-containing metalloprotein: MIKKIQISERKQKKRELQQQLSLILMVLTVFLAMVVPLLSTHSSGSGLKDLGLQYTEGELSSEDIFATSSFQYVDDEQTQKLIEQRMQEVLPYFSYSLRSSTITSRRLENFLALFHQENLDSRTFLEKEGLNDERNVVERIAELAPDQQQLLLQALEETGSYVLKRGLFDEDEVNTVRSQGYEELLVRNSLLQQESSEPSKQTIDSLLTKKNLPSQLSSLLQPYELIDSQFQPYLVLDALEMLLDPNVDYEAVETLALREEAAAEIPEQVITIERGEKIIAKDTVVTSSQIDLLQLMGSNSFQYTILELIGRAIFILLSTSVSVYVFIQFLHAEKRLYLYLNLMLVSVSLSLVAMYVVSLFSASRSSLFLDSYLPVFFAPLFTSHITSKKRLGLVSAFLLACYATLMEQSSSITFFFVLTISGVCLYFFRYTIKRIDDVFNWFYACVISSFAALALYMLEALPLHQVMPLVGGMILNITITLVFLEAFVPLGEKLFNIPTAYRLSELAFSASPVLDRLESVAQGTFNHSRNVADLSFNAARSIGANAMLARVGGMYHDIGKADHPEYFIENQSGDNKHDEIKPSLSAAIIKSHVKLGLEKGREAGLPQEVLDIISQHHGNDIIQFFYNEAKNQAQAAGMDVKEDDFKYNGNPPAFPESAIVMLADCVEAASRTLKRPNHSKYEKLVHSLIMGKLERDQLKNSQLSLTDLDQIEDAFVQTLLGRDHRRIEYPSEQKG; encoded by the coding sequence TTCAACAACAACTCTCTCTCATCTTAATGGTTCTTACCGTTTTCCTGGCAATGGTGGTGCCGCTTTTGAGTACTCACTCCAGTGGATCGGGTCTCAAGGACTTGGGATTACAGTATACAGAGGGAGAACTATCCAGTGAGGATATTTTTGCTACAAGCAGTTTCCAATACGTTGATGATGAACAAACCCAAAAGCTCATAGAACAACGAATGCAGGAAGTACTTCCGTATTTCAGTTATTCACTTAGATCATCTACCATTACCAGCAGGCGTTTAGAGAATTTTCTTGCGCTATTTCATCAAGAAAACCTAGACTCCAGAACCTTCCTGGAGAAGGAAGGACTCAATGATGAGCGCAATGTGGTGGAAAGAATTGCAGAACTGGCACCTGACCAACAACAATTGTTGCTGCAAGCACTTGAAGAAACAGGCAGCTATGTCCTGAAACGAGGATTGTTTGATGAAGATGAAGTGAATACCGTTCGTTCCCAAGGCTATGAGGAACTTCTGGTTAGAAATAGTCTTCTCCAGCAAGAAAGCAGTGAACCTTCCAAGCAAACCATTGATTCGCTGCTGACGAAAAAGAATCTTCCTTCACAGCTGTCTTCTCTGCTGCAGCCATACGAGCTTATAGATAGTCAGTTCCAACCATATCTTGTACTTGATGCACTGGAGATGCTTTTAGACCCAAATGTAGATTATGAAGCTGTTGAAACACTGGCACTAAGGGAGGAAGCTGCTGCAGAGATTCCCGAGCAGGTGATAACCATAGAACGGGGAGAAAAGATCATTGCCAAGGATACGGTGGTCACAAGCTCACAGATTGACCTGCTGCAATTGATGGGATCGAACAGCTTTCAGTATACAATCCTTGAACTGATTGGCAGGGCTATTTTCATTCTGCTTTCCACCAGTGTTTCAGTATATGTCTTTATTCAATTCCTGCATGCAGAAAAGCGATTATATCTCTATTTGAATCTCATGCTTGTTTCCGTATCATTGTCATTGGTCGCAATGTATGTTGTCAGTCTGTTTTCTGCTTCACGCTCCTCTTTGTTTCTGGACTCCTATCTACCTGTTTTCTTTGCACCGCTCTTTACCAGTCATATCACCAGCAAGAAACGCCTAGGTTTGGTCAGCGCCTTTCTTCTTGCTTGTTATGCAACTCTGATGGAACAGTCGAGTTCTATTACGTTTTTCTTCGTTTTGACCATCAGTGGTGTATGTCTTTACTTTTTCCGCTATACCATTAAGCGTATTGATGATGTATTCAATTGGTTCTATGCTTGTGTGATCAGCAGTTTTGCTGCACTTGCACTGTATATGCTGGAAGCATTGCCCCTTCATCAGGTAATGCCTCTTGTCGGTGGGATGATTTTGAATATAACCATAACTCTGGTATTTTTGGAAGCTTTCGTTCCTTTGGGTGAAAAACTCTTCAATATTCCTACAGCATATCGTCTTAGCGAGCTTGCATTCAGTGCAAGCCCGGTGCTTGACCGGTTGGAATCTGTAGCGCAAGGAACGTTTAATCATAGCAGGAATGTGGCTGATCTGAGCTTCAATGCAGCTCGCTCCATTGGAGCAAATGCCATGCTCGCACGAGTAGGCGGGATGTATCATGATATAGGGAAGGCTGACCATCCTGAATATTTCATCGAGAACCAGAGTGGGGATAACAAACATGATGAAATCAAACCATCCCTCTCTGCAGCAATCATCAAGAGTCATGTAAAACTTGGATTGGAGAAGGGAAGGGAGGCAGGTCTTCCTCAGGAGGTGCTGGATATCATCAGCCAACATCATGGCAATGATATCATCCAATTCTTCTATAATGAGGCAAAGAACCAGGCCCAAGCTGCGGGAATGGATGTAAAAGAAGATGATTTTAAATACAATGGGAATCCACCAGCTTTTCCCGAATCTGCAATTGTTATGCTTGCTGATTGCGTGGAAGCTGCCAGCCGGACCTTGAAACGGCCAAACCACTCGAAGTATGAAAAACTGGTACACTCGCTTATCATGGGAAAGTTGGAGAGGGACCAACTCAAGAACAGTCAACTCTCCCTCACAGACCTTGACCAGATAGAGGATGCGTTTGTGCAAACATTGCTTGGACGCGATCACCGCCGTATTGAATATCCATCAGAGCAGAAAGGATAA
- a CDS encoding phosphoglycerate kinase, which yields MILNTIRECDFSGKKALIRVDFNVPIKDGVVTDDTRIRAALPTLKYLLDNGASLVVMSHRGRPKGKKNPEFSMAPIAKRFSELLGKDVQLASDVIGEEVAGQVASMKAGDVLLLENVRFYSEEEGNDPDFAKNLASLGDVYVNDAFGTAHRAHASTEGVSHYLPSYAGFLIEKEVKFMAPLLSNPEKPFVAIIGGSKVSSKISVLESLVRTCDTIVIGGGMAYTFLSVQGHTIGKSLVEEEYKDVASSFLAKAKEKGVQVILPVDHLCGAEFKEDAEAVSVDSTDIPENLIGMDIGPKTISMIVDAVTKAKSVVWNGPMGVFEFDAFAEGTLTVAKALAESQATSVVGGGDSVAAINKFDLADKISHVSTGGGASLEFLEGKVLPGIKALEK from the coding sequence ATGATTCTAAATACCATTCGAGAGTGTGATTTTTCAGGCAAGAAAGCCTTGATTCGTGTAGATTTCAACGTACCCATCAAGGATGGCGTGGTTACTGATGATACACGCATAAGAGCTGCACTTCCTACCCTTAAGTATCTATTGGATAACGGTGCATCACTTGTAGTCATGAGCCACCGTGGACGACCAAAAGGGAAGAAAAACCCTGAATTCTCCATGGCACCAATTGCAAAGCGTTTCAGCGAACTGCTGGGTAAAGATGTCCAACTTGCTAGTGACGTGATTGGTGAAGAGGTTGCAGGGCAGGTTGCTTCAATGAAAGCTGGTGATGTTCTTTTATTGGAAAATGTCCGTTTCTACAGTGAAGAAGAGGGCAATGATCCCGATTTTGCAAAGAATCTTGCTTCCTTGGGTGATGTGTATGTAAATGATGCTTTTGGAACCGCTCACCGTGCCCATGCTTCCACTGAAGGTGTGTCTCACTACCTGCCTTCCTATGCAGGCTTCCTTATTGAAAAGGAAGTTAAGTTTATGGCACCACTTTTGAGCAACCCAGAGAAGCCTTTTGTTGCCATTATTGGAGGTTCTAAAGTCTCCAGTAAGATCAGTGTCTTGGAAAGTCTGGTAAGAACTTGTGATACGATTGTTATTGGTGGTGGAATGGCATATACCTTCCTTTCTGTCCAGGGCCATACTATTGGAAAGAGTCTGGTTGAAGAAGAGTACAAGGATGTTGCTTCTTCCTTCCTGGCAAAAGCAAAAGAGAAGGGTGTACAGGTAATTCTTCCAGTTGACCATCTCTGTGGAGCTGAGTTCAAGGAAGATGCAGAGGCTGTCAGTGTTGATTCAACTGATATTCCTGAAAACCTGATCGGTATGGATATTGGCCCCAAAACCATATCCATGATTGTTGATGCAGTCACCAAGGCAAAGAGTGTTGTTTGGAATGGTCCGATGGGGGTATTTGAGTTTGATGCATTCGCTGAGGGAACCCTTACCGTTGCCAAGGCACTAGCAGAGAGTCAAGCTACCTCTGTTGTCGGTGGCGGTGACTCTGTTGCAGCTATCAACAAGTTCGACTTGGCAGACAAGATCAGTCACGTAAGTACCGGTGGCGGTGCTTCGCTCGAGTTCCTCGAAGGAAAGGTTCTTCCAGGAATCAAGGCATTGGAGAAATAA
- the nusB gene encoding transcription antitermination factor NusB: MKTRHKARELALQTLYAMDFNHTIALESIPYIFSGITDEEYNLLEDDVKLYGMYLVRGTLENLEKIDESISKFSLNRPLERIDIVDRNILRMSVFCLMFGDIHPHIIIDEAVKLSQDFSTEVNYKFINGILDAMQKQLFPIQEQHTDDSFKD, encoded by the coding sequence ATGAAAACACGACATAAAGCACGCGAATTAGCGTTACAGACTCTCTATGCAATGGATTTCAACCATACAATTGCGTTGGAATCCATACCGTACATCTTCAGTGGTATTACTGATGAAGAATATAACTTACTTGAGGATGATGTAAAACTCTATGGGATGTATCTTGTAAGGGGTACATTGGAAAATCTTGAGAAGATTGATGAGTCGATCAGTAAGTTCTCACTCAATCGTCCTCTCGAACGAATTGATATCGTAGATAGGAATATTCTCAGAATGAGTGTTTTCTGCCTCATGTTTGGGGATATCCATCCTCATATCATCATAGACGAAGCGGTAAAGCTAAGTCAGGATTTCTCCACTGAAGTAAACTATAAGTTCATCAATGGGATTCTGGATGCGATGCAGAAACAGCTTTTCCCTATTCAGGAGCAACATACCGATGATTCGTTTAAAGACTGA
- the tpiA gene encoding triose-phosphate isomerase, which produces MRKPYIAGNWKMNMTPSEGAAFAKELAKAVEGTNTKVMVAPPYVTIPAVLEALKGSEIIVAAQNMSDNLKGAFTGEVSATMLKDLGVTNVILGHSERRALYGETDAFINRKVLLALAEGMDVDLCIGETLEEREAGKLEEVLSRQVEEGLKGVSAEQMKHITLAYEPVWAIGTGKTATPEDADAAHAYVRSLVEKLYNKGVAEELIIQYGGSVKASNVKALMSKEHIDGALVGGASLSVEQFLPIVNFDK; this is translated from the coding sequence ATGAGAAAACCCTATATCGCTGGAAACTGGAAAATGAATATGACTCCAAGCGAAGGTGCAGCCTTCGCTAAGGAGCTTGCAAAGGCAGTGGAAGGAACCAACACAAAGGTGATGGTTGCTCCTCCTTACGTCACAATCCCTGCTGTGCTCGAGGCACTTAAGGGCTCTGAGATTATTGTTGCTGCTCAGAACATGAGCGACAACCTGAAAGGCGCATTTACTGGTGAGGTGAGTGCAACCATGCTTAAGGATCTTGGTGTTACCAACGTTATTCTTGGGCACAGTGAAAGACGTGCCCTCTATGGTGAAACAGATGCTTTCATCAACAGAAAGGTGTTGCTTGCACTCGCTGAGGGCATGGATGTCGACCTGTGTATCGGTGAGACCCTGGAAGAACGTGAGGCAGGTAAACTTGAAGAAGTATTGAGCCGACAGGTAGAAGAAGGTCTCAAAGGTGTCTCTGCAGAGCAGATGAAGCATATCACGTTGGCCTACGAACCTGTTTGGGCTATTGGGACGGGAAAGACAGCAACCCCTGAAGATGCAGACGCTGCACATGCTTATGTTCGTAGTCTTGTTGAAAAACTCTACAATAAGGGTGTTGCAGAAGAGCTAATTATACAGTATGGTGGTTCAGTGAAGGCTTCGAATGTGAAAGCCTTGATGTCTAAAGAGCATATCGATGGCGCACTGGTTGGTGGTGCCTCCCTTTCCGTGGAGCAGTTCCTTCCGATTGTGAACTTTGATAAGTAA
- the secG gene encoding preprotein translocase subunit SecG, translating to MGVLSIILLVLFVVVSLLLIFLVAVQDEQSEGLGGIFGGGSNTAFGSHTSSVVTKATGTLAVLFLVLALLVAFVNKSPSQDELLDSVTTEQVQQTTDWWTSGEGAAAAETATEAN from the coding sequence ATGGGTGTTTTGAGCATTATTCTGTTGGTATTATTCGTCGTCGTCAGTCTTCTGTTGATTTTTCTTGTCGCAGTACAGGATGAGCAAAGTGAAGGCTTGGGCGGAATTTTTGGTGGTGGAAGCAATACCGCCTTCGGGTCCCACACAAGCAGTGTGGTAACCAAGGCAACTGGTACGCTTGCAGTCTTGTTCTTGGTACTGGCCCTTTTGGTGGCTTTCGTGAACAAATCGCCATCACAGGATGAGTTGCTCGATTCCGTCACCACGGAACAGGTACAGCAGACTACCGATTGGTGGACAAGTGGTGAAGGTGCAGCAGCAGCTGAGACAGCTACTGAAGCCAACTAG
- the ybeY gene encoding rRNA maturation RNase YbeY yields the protein MNNSYYIDVSYEDEQYARQAPSQVVVEHLEKVLATLEQPSCECSVSFVSDDTIQELNRTYRDKDEPTDILSFVQEEDVEDFSWPEVQVGLIDGPPEEIRVLGDMVISLDALKRNALSFSVEPDEELFRLLIHGLLHLLGEDHSSNDADEPMLIKQEELLHQLRGSKR from the coding sequence ATGAATAATAGTTATTATATTGATGTTTCCTATGAGGATGAGCAGTATGCCAGACAGGCACCCTCACAGGTGGTTGTTGAACATCTGGAAAAGGTGCTCGCAACACTTGAACAGCCAAGTTGTGAATGTTCTGTTAGCTTTGTAAGCGATGATACCATTCAGGAATTAAATAGAACGTATCGGGACAAGGACGAACCTACAGATATCCTGTCATTCGTTCAGGAAGAAGATGTAGAAGATTTTTCTTGGCCTGAAGTACAAGTAGGATTGATTGATGGTCCGCCAGAGGAAATCAGGGTACTGGGAGACATGGTAATCTCTCTTGATGCCTTGAAAAGAAATGCACTATCCTTTAGTGTAGAACCAGATGAAGAGTTGTTTCGACTCTTGATCCATGGCTTGCTTCACCTTCTCGGTGAAGATCATTCCAGCAATGATGCTGATGAGCCGATGTTGATCAAGCAAGAGGAACTTCTCCATCAATTGAGGGGGAGCAAACGTTGA
- the map gene encoding type I methionyl aminopeptidase — protein sequence MIRLKTEAQIAGIREACHLTAELMHNLSSYIQEGMTTYDIDQYCYQFIVNHKGVPAFLHYEGFPATACISVNEEVIHGIPSKKRIIQEGDLVDVDLGINMNGHFSDMARTFIVGKTKDEYQQLCDVTEESLRLGIEAASQKGARIQDIGSAIYKHARKHGYGVVRDYCGHGVGLDVHEEPEIPNYTSSYLPNARIREGMVLAIEPMINLGTHKVRLLSNDWTVVTADGLPSAHFEDTVAITKHGLEVLTVF from the coding sequence ATGATTCGTTTAAAGACTGAAGCACAGATAGCTGGCATAAGAGAGGCTTGCCATCTCACAGCTGAGCTTATGCATAATCTCTCCTCTTATATACAGGAAGGGATGACCACTTATGATATAGACCAGTACTGTTACCAGTTTATTGTGAACCATAAAGGAGTCCCTGCATTCCTTCATTATGAAGGGTTTCCCGCCACTGCCTGTATTTCAGTCAATGAAGAAGTAATCCACGGGATTCCTTCGAAAAAACGGATTATCCAGGAAGGCGATCTGGTTGATGTTGATCTGGGTATCAACATGAATGGGCACTTCTCTGACATGGCCAGGACATTCATCGTTGGAAAGACCAAGGATGAGTACCAGCAGCTCTGTGATGTTACAGAAGAGAGTCTGCGTCTCGGTATTGAGGCCGCTTCACAGAAAGGGGCTCGAATCCAGGATATTGGATCTGCAATCTATAAGCATGCCAGAAAGCATGGTTATGGAGTTGTGAGAGACTACTGTGGCCATGGTGTTGGTCTTGATGTACATGAGGAACCTGAAATTCCAAACTACACCAGCTCCTATTTGCCAAACGCCCGCATTCGGGAGGGCATGGTATTGGCCATTGAGCCTATGATCAACTTGGGAACCCATAAAGTAAGACTTCTTTCAAATGATTGGACAGTCGTTACAGCAGACGGGTTGCCATCTGCACATTTTGAGGATACTGTTGCTATTACAAAACATGGCTTGGAAGTTCTGACGGTTTTCTAG
- a CDS encoding hemolysin family protein, producing MPWKSLFKKRSDNREERFKAELEERQTMIEGIQELRDKTVKEIMIPRVDVQFISSDIAIDELYGIIQEQGYSRYPVYEQTIDNIVGVLYAKDIIRNGIDNVFDAKTLMRQPYFIPESKHLDDLLREFKLRKVHIAIAIDEYGGVSGIVCMEDILEVIVGDIQDEFDDDEDDGMRKLDDNTFVVDARTSIEDLNESVGLHLSEEEYETVGGYVFELFGRIPLKDESVEDDEAIFTVEDIDGHKINQLKLVVKT from the coding sequence TTGCCATGGAAAAGTCTGTTCAAGAAACGCTCTGACAATCGTGAAGAACGATTTAAGGCAGAGTTGGAAGAGCGGCAGACGATGATCGAGGGCATTCAGGAACTGCGGGATAAGACTGTTAAGGAGATTATGATTCCCCGGGTCGATGTCCAGTTTATCAGTAGTGATATCGCGATTGATGAGTTGTATGGGATTATTCAGGAACAAGGGTACTCCCGTTATCCAGTATATGAGCAGACAATAGACAATATTGTTGGTGTTTTATATGCTAAGGATATCATACGTAATGGTATAGATAATGTGTTTGATGCCAAGACGCTGATGAGACAGCCCTATTTTATTCCTGAAAGCAAGCATCTTGATGATTTGCTCAGAGAATTCAAATTGAGAAAGGTCCATATTGCCATTGCCATTGATGAGTATGGTGGTGTGAGCGGGATTGTTTGCATGGAAGATATTCTGGAGGTCATTGTTGGTGATATCCAGGATGAATTTGATGATGATGAAGATGATGGAATGCGTAAATTGGACGACAATACGTTTGTTGTCGATGCAAGAACTTCCATTGAAGATTTGAATGAGTCAGTAGGCTTGCATCTATCTGAGGAGGAGTATGAAACAGTGGGAGGCTATGTCTTCGAACTGTTCGGGAGAATTCCACTCAAGGATGAGTCTGTTGAGGATGACGAGGCTATTTTTACCGTTGAGGATATTGATGGCCATAAGATCAACCAATTGAAATTGGTTGTCAAAACATAA
- the gap gene encoding type I glyceraldehyde-3-phosphate dehydrogenase, which produces MKIAINGFGRIGRNVFKIAFEDKDIEIVGINDLTDPKTLAHLLKYDSTYGVYSKSVEVTDNAIVVDGKNIPVFAVRSPSELPWKELGVDVAIESTGVFSVAEGPKGGYKDHIKAGAKKVILTVPAKDQIDQTVVCGVNDDAIDHSLLAYSNASCTTNCLAPIVKVLNDSFGIEEGLMTTVHSYTNDQVMLDQPHKDLRRARAGALSIIPTTTGAAKAVSLVIPEMKGKLNGMAMRVPTPTGSVVDLVVTLKKDASVEEVNAAMKKASEGAMKGVLQYTEDPIVSRDIVGNTHSSILDADLTMKMGEKMFKVISWYDNEMGYSNRVVDLAKKLVK; this is translated from the coding sequence ATGAAAATTGCAATTAATGGTTTCGGAAGAATCGGACGCAATGTTTTCAAGATCGCTTTTGAAGACAAGGACATCGAGATTGTAGGCATCAATGACCTTACTGATCCCAAGACCTTGGCCCACCTTCTGAAATACGACTCCACCTATGGAGTATATTCCAAGAGCGTCGAAGTAACAGACAATGCTATCGTAGTTGATGGTAAAAACATTCCTGTATTTGCAGTGCGCTCTCCCAGCGAACTTCCTTGGAAGGAACTTGGTGTTGATGTAGCAATTGAATCCACTGGTGTTTTCTCTGTTGCTGAAGGCCCGAAGGGTGGTTACAAGGATCACATCAAGGCTGGAGCAAAGAAGGTTATCCTTACCGTTCCTGCTAAGGACCAGATTGATCAGACTGTTGTCTGTGGTGTCAATGATGATGCTATCGATCACAGCCTTCTTGCTTACTCCAACGCAAGTTGCACCACCAACTGCTTGGCTCCTATCGTTAAGGTTCTCAATGACAGCTTTGGCATTGAAGAGGGCTTGATGACCACTGTTCACTCCTATACCAACGACCAGGTAATGCTTGACCAGCCACATAAGGATCTGAGAAGAGCAAGAGCTGGTGCACTTTCCATTATTCCTACCACCACTGGTGCTGCCAAGGCTGTTAGTTTGGTTATCCCCGAGATGAAGGGCAAGCTTAACGGTATGGCAATGCGTGTTCCAACCCCAACCGGTTCAGTTGTTGACCTTGTGGTAACCTTGAAGAAGGATGCATCTGTTGAAGAAGTGAATGCAGCAATGAAGAAAGCCAGTGAGGGTGCCATGAAGGGTGTTCTTCAGTATACTGAGGATCCCATCGTTTCCCGCGATATTGTAGGCAACACCCACTCCTCAATCCTTGATGCTGATCTTACCATGAAGATGGGCGAGAAGATGTTCAAGGTTATCAGCTGGTATGACAACGAAATGGGTTACTCCAACCGCGTTGTTGACCTTGCAAAGAAGCTGGTTAAATAA
- a CDS encoding peptidylprolyl isomerase, with product MKRRFSVLAVFLLIGTMAFAATIGAPAATVRLTKTTPISMANLEAEVAQYKASAAEQGEDPESVDPLQVLNLLINNELFRQGAARDGVKITDAMVDSAYDSQKANLEASSGQAFTDAQFDQIITNNFGSVDAYRKAIQEQLMVDSYVRMKKADMLSAKVQISDTEVSSFYRKNKTRFVSPETVKLSHIYIPFTNDSQKDSQNKALLERVARDIKSGSLSFEKAVVQYSEDTQSKNKAGDIGWLTMDNTEALAGLGDTFFDVAFTTDVGNVSDVVTSNTGYHILKILAYNDTKILQLEDQISPTTSTTVEQYIRSELAAAKQQSNYYAAINSLVDDLRKSATVNILYK from the coding sequence ATGAAACGTAGATTTAGTGTTTTGGCTGTTTTTCTGCTCATTGGCACAATGGCCTTTGCTGCAACGATTGGGGCCCCTGCTGCAACAGTGAGGCTTACCAAGACCACACCCATCAGCATGGCAAATCTTGAAGCAGAAGTAGCACAGTACAAGGCAAGTGCTGCAGAACAGGGAGAAGACCCTGAGAGCGTTGACCCACTGCAGGTATTGAATCTTCTGATCAACAATGAACTGTTCCGTCAGGGTGCTGCCCGTGATGGTGTAAAGATAACTGATGCAATGGTCGACAGTGCTTATGATTCCCAGAAGGCCAATCTTGAGGCTTCCTCTGGACAGGCATTCACCGATGCACAATTTGACCAGATCATTACCAACAACTTCGGTTCAGTTGATGCATATCGTAAAGCTATTCAGGAACAGTTGATGGTTGACTCCTATGTACGTATGAAGAAAGCCGATATGCTTAGTGCGAAGGTCCAGATCTCCGATACTGAAGTTAGCTCCTTCTATCGCAAGAACAAGACTCGCTTTGTAAGTCCTGAAACAGTGAAACTAAGTCATATCTATATTCCATTTACCAATGACTCCCAGAAAGATTCGCAGAACAAAGCACTTCTTGAACGAGTCGCAAGAGATATAAAGAGCGGATCCCTCTCATTCGAGAAAGCAGTTGTCCAGTATTCAGAAGATACTCAGAGCAAGAATAAAGCTGGTGATATTGGTTGGCTGACCATGGATAATACTGAAGCACTTGCAGGTCTTGGAGATACTTTCTTTGATGTGGCATTCACTACAGATGTAGGAAATGTCAGTGATGTAGTAACCAGCAATACCGGTTACCATATCCTGAAAATCCTTGCCTACAATGATACCAAGATTCTTCAGTTGGAGGACCAGATCAGTCCAACCACATCCACTACGGTAGAACAGTACATCAGAAGCGAACTTGCTGCCGCAAAGCAACAATCGAACTACTATGCGGCGATCAACAGCCTGGTGGATGATTTGAGAAAATCTGCCACTGTAAATATTCTGTATAAATAA